GACCGTTGTAAAGCGTAACAAGCGGGCCAAGCCCGATCCGGAACTGCTCAAACTTGCCGACGGCCTGCTGGCAAACTACCAGAAGCCCGAGGACCTGATCGGCGAAAATGGGCTGCTCAAGCAGCTCACCAAGATGCTGGTCGAGCGCGCGCTGGAAGTCGAGATGACCGACCACCTGGGCCACGACAAAAGCGGCGAGGTGACCAACAGCACTGCCAACACCCGCAACGGCCATAGCATCAAGACGCTCAAGGGCGATTTCGGCGCGCTGCCGCTTGACGTTCCTCGCGACCGCCAGGGCACGTTCGAGCCGCAGATCGTCGTCAAGCATCAGACACGCTGGACCGGCTTCGACGACAAAATCATCTCGCTCTACGCGCGTGGCCTGAGCGTGCGGGAGATCCAAAGCCATCTGGAAGAGATGTACGGCACCGAGGTGTCACCGACCCTCATTTCCAACGTCACGGACGCTGTCAGCGAGGATGTGAAGCTCTGGCAGGCCCGCCCGCTCGACGCCGTGTACCCGATCCTCTATCTCGACTGCATTCACGTCAAGGTGCGCGACAACGGCGCGGTGCGTACCAAGGCGGTCTACCTGGCCATCGGCGTCAACATGGATGGCCACAAGGAGGTGCTGGGCCTGTGGATCTCCCAAACTGAAGGCGCGAAGTTCTGGCTGCAGGTCGTGACCGAGCTAAAAAATCGTGGCGTGCAGGACATATTCATCGCCTGCGTCGACGGCCTGAAAGGCTTCCCGGACGCCATCGAGGCGGTCTACCCGCAGACCTCGGTTCAGCTGTGCATCGTTCACATGGTGCGCAACAGCCTGAATTTCGTGCCCTGGAAAGCGCAGAAGGAAGTCGCCGCCGATCTGAAGTTGATTTACAGTGCAGCCACTACCGACGAGGCTGAACTCAGGCTTGCCGAATTCGAAGATAAATGGGATAAACAGTATAAACCGATAGGTCAGTCCTGGCGCCGTAACTGGGCGCGCGTCATACCGTTCTTCGACTACCCGCCGGAAATCCGAAAGGTGATATACACCACGAACGCTATTGAATCGATTAACATGAGCCTGCGAAAAGTGACCAAGGCCCGCAGTTCCTTTCCGACCGATGAAGCTGTCAGCAAGCTGTTTTATCTTGCCCTGAACAACATCAGCAAGAAGTGGACGATGCCGATACGGGACTGGAAAGCTGCGTTAAACCGCTTCGCCATCCAGTTTGAAGACCGGGTGCCGCAGACTTAAACGAAGAATCGTTTACACAGAATCTGGTACACCCCCCGAATCACTCGCGCATAGGCTCCGCTACCTTCCTCAAGCGCTTTAGCCAACTGGCCCCAAAATCGATCGCTCCCGTACTGACTTGCCACATACAAAAACTTTGCTCTGCGTGCGAAAGGTAGCTTCAATTCGCGAACAGACTTGCTTCGTCGTTCGATTTTCTTACGAGCGGCAGCCGGCGTAATACCAAGCCATTTTTCAAGGCCGAGAGCAAGCTGGC
This genomic stretch from Massilia putida harbors:
- a CDS encoding IS256 family transposase; amino-acid sequence: MTVVKRNKRAKPDPELLKLADGLLANYQKPEDLIGENGLLKQLTKMLVERALEVEMTDHLGHDKSGEVTNSTANTRNGHSIKTLKGDFGALPLDVPRDRQGTFEPQIVVKHQTRWTGFDDKIISLYARGLSVREIQSHLEEMYGTEVSPTLISNVTDAVSEDVKLWQARPLDAVYPILYLDCIHVKVRDNGAVRTKAVYLAIGVNMDGHKEVLGLWISQTEGAKFWLQVVTELKNRGVQDIFIACVDGLKGFPDAIEAVYPQTSVQLCIVHMVRNSLNFVPWKAQKEVAADLKLIYSAATTDEAELRLAEFEDKWDKQYKPIGQSWRRNWARVIPFFDYPPEIRKVIYTTNAIESINMSLRKVTKARSSFPTDEAVSKLFYLALNNISKKWTMPIRDWKAALNRFAIQFEDRVPQT